One Vigna unguiculata cultivar IT97K-499-35 chromosome 7, ASM411807v1, whole genome shotgun sequence genomic region harbors:
- the LOC114190044 gene encoding uncharacterized protein At4g15970-like, which produces MLRQTKVRNLRRAVAALFFFATVSLSCLVLFGDVSSRRLFSTFPYAYSLSGLPSIFPSVYSDPLATSNEYPLEKVLNDAAMKDRTVILTTLNAAWAAPNSIIDLFLESFRIGDRTRSFLNHLVIIALDQKAFARCQVIHIHCFCLVSEETDFREEAYFMTPRYLMMMWRRIDFLRSVLEMGYNFVFTDADVMWFRNPFPHFHVDADFQIACDHFTGRFDDVKNRPNGGFNFVKSNNRSIEFYKFWYSSRETYPGYHDQDVLNFIKVHPFITYTGLKMRFLDTSNFGGLCEPSRDLNHVCTMHANCCFGLDSKLHDLRIMLQDWKHYLSLPPSLKKLSVVSWRVPQKCSLDSLRHHDAPKRSPEE; this is translated from the exons ATGCTTCGGCAGACCAAAGTCCGCAACCTACGGCGCGCCGTCGCCGCCTTGTTCTTCTTCGCCACCGTTTCCCTCTCTTGCTTGGTGCTCTTTGGAGACGTTAGTTCTCGTAGATTATTCTCCACCTTCCCTTACGCTTATTCCCTCTCAGGCCTTCCTAGCATTTTTCCATCGGTGTACAGCGATCCCCTTGCG ACTAGCAATGAATATCCACTCGAAAAGGTCCTGAATGACGCTGCTATGAAAGACAGAACTGTAATCTTGACGACGTTAAATGCAGCATGGGCAGCTCCAAATTCAATCATTGATCTTTTCCTTGAGAGCTTTAGAATAGGTGATCGTACCCGTTCCTTTTTAAATCATCTGGTAATCATTGCATTGGACCAAAAGGCCTTTGCACGCTGTCAGGTTATACATATTCATTGCTTTTGTCTTGTTAGTGAAGAAACCGACTTTCGTGAAGAGGCGTACTTTATGACTCCTCGCTACTTAATGATGATGTGGAGAAGGATTGATTTCCTACGTTCTGTTCTTGAGATGGGATACAATTTTGTGTTCACA GATGCCGATGTCATGTGGTTTAGGAACCCATTTCCACACTTTCACGTTGATGCAGACTTCCAGATAGCGTGCGATCATTTCACTGGTAGATTTGATGATGTAAAGAACAGACCCAACGGAGGGTTCAACTTTGTAAAGTCCAATAATAGATCAATAGAGTTTTATAAATTCTGGTACTCTTCACGAGAAACCTATCCTGGATACCATGATCAAGATGTCCTTAACTTCATCAAGGTTCATCCTTTCATTACTTATACTGGACTGAAGATGAGGTTTTTGGATACATCTAATTTTGGTGGTCTTTGTGAACCAAGTAGAGATTTAAACCATGTTTGTACCATGCATGCAAACTGTTGTTTTGGTTTGGATAGCAAGCTTCACGATCTCAGAATAATGCTTCAGGATTGGAAACATTATTTATCTTTACCTCCAAGTTTGAAGAAGTTGTCGGTTGTTTCCTGGAGGGTTCCTCAAAAATGCAG CCTTGATTCTCTCAGGCACCATGATGCACCAAAAAGGAGTCCTGAAGAATAA